A section of the Streptomyces sp. NBC_01591 genome encodes:
- a CDS encoding Bax inhibitor-1/YccA family protein, with translation MRSSNPVFSRRGFSRDNGYAGFNAAPQAGAPAAGANPYAQGTAANPYATNPYAQPDAQYGAPQAPTRTGAMTIDDVVTRTAITLGTVVLGAVLAWALLPVDEANLGKSYGIAIGAALVAFVLSLVQSFKRKPVPALIVSYAAFEGVFLGVISSAVSTYIGPGVVMQAVMGTMCVFAGVLLAYKMRWIRVTRRFYGFVMAAAMGFMLLMVVNLLFAVFGGGDGLGFRSGGLGILFGVIGIVLGACFLALDFKQVEDGIAYGAPREESWLAAFGLTMTLVWIYLEMLRLLSILSGDD, from the coding sequence ATGAGGAGCAGCAACCCGGTCTTCTCGCGACGGGGCTTCAGCCGCGACAACGGATACGCGGGCTTCAACGCGGCGCCGCAGGCCGGGGCCCCCGCAGCGGGCGCCAACCCGTACGCGCAGGGCACCGCCGCGAACCCGTACGCCACCAACCCCTACGCCCAGCCGGACGCCCAGTACGGCGCCCCGCAGGCACCGACGCGCACCGGCGCGATGACGATCGACGACGTCGTCACGCGGACGGCGATCACACTGGGCACCGTGGTGCTCGGCGCCGTGCTCGCCTGGGCGCTGCTGCCGGTCGACGAGGCGAACCTCGGCAAGTCGTACGGCATCGCGATCGGCGCCGCCCTGGTGGCGTTCGTCCTGTCGCTCGTCCAGTCCTTCAAGCGCAAGCCGGTGCCGGCGCTGATCGTCTCGTACGCGGCCTTCGAGGGTGTCTTCCTCGGAGTGATCTCCAGCGCGGTCAGCACGTACATCGGACCCGGCGTCGTGATGCAGGCGGTGATGGGCACCATGTGTGTCTTCGCCGGTGTGCTGCTCGCGTACAAGATGCGCTGGATCCGTGTCACGCGACGCTTCTACGGCTTCGTGATGGCCGCCGCCATGGGCTTCATGCTCCTGATGGTGGTCAACCTGCTGTTCGCCGTCTTCGGCGGCGGTGACGGCCTGGGCTTCCGCAGCGGTGGCCTCGGCATCCTCTTCGGTGTCATCGGCATCGTCCTCGGTGCGTGCTTCCTGGCCCTGGACTTCAAGCAGGTCGAGGACGGCATCGCCTACGGCGCCCCCCGCGAGGAGTCCTGGCTGGCGGCCTTCGGCCTCACCATGACCCTGGTGTGGATCTACCTGGAGATGCTGCGTCTGCTCTCCATCCTCAGCGGCGACGACTGA
- a CDS encoding MurR/RpiR family transcriptional regulator: MSGSSPAARLQQLFEGRRLTPTQRRIAHSMVRRAGDVPFLSSVELAELAGVSQPSVTRFAVALGFDGYPALRKHLREVAPAEPVPGGGDDAYNEYQQAVLGEIENLRHLAELLADPGPVERAGRLLAASRPLPVLGLRAASSQARGFGYFAAKVHPDVRVLDEGGSMLCDRIDAARRAGASALICFALPRHPKEVVDALAYAQEQGLAVVSVADSAFAPVAKYSDLLIPAAVGTGLAFDTACAPMLLGRVLLEAMCDDLPDAQTRLEEFDARAAARGLFVE; this comes from the coding sequence ATGAGCGGGAGCAGCCCGGCCGCGCGGTTGCAGCAGCTCTTCGAGGGGCGCCGGCTCACACCCACCCAGCGGCGCATCGCGCACTCGATGGTGCGCAGGGCCGGGGACGTCCCGTTCCTGTCGAGCGTGGAGCTGGCCGAGCTCGCCGGGGTCAGCCAGCCGTCCGTCACCCGCTTCGCCGTGGCGCTCGGCTTCGACGGCTATCCGGCGCTCCGCAAGCACCTGCGGGAGGTCGCCCCCGCCGAGCCCGTGCCGGGGGGCGGGGACGACGCGTACAACGAGTACCAGCAGGCGGTGCTCGGCGAGATCGAGAATCTGCGGCACCTGGCCGAGCTGCTCGCCGACCCCGGGCCCGTCGAGCGGGCAGGCAGGCTGCTGGCGGCCTCGCGGCCGCTGCCGGTGCTCGGGCTGCGGGCCGCCTCCTCGCAGGCGCGGGGCTTCGGGTACTTCGCGGCCAAGGTCCACCCCGATGTCCGGGTGCTCGACGAGGGCGGCAGCATGCTGTGCGACCGGATCGACGCCGCGCGCCGGGCGGGCGCCTCCGCGTTGATCTGCTTCGCGCTGCCCCGGCACCCGAAGGAGGTCGTGGACGCCCTCGCGTACGCGCAGGAGCAGGGGCTGGCCGTGGTGTCGGTGGCGGACTCCGCGTTCGCGCCCGTCGCCAAGTACAGCGACCTGCTGATCCCGGCCGCCGTCGGCACCGGGCTCGCCTTCGACACGGCCTGTGCGCCCATGCTGCTGGGGCGGGTGCTGCTGGAGGCGATGTGCGACGACCTGCCGGACGCACAGACGCGGCTGGAGGAGTTCGACGCGAGGGCGGCGGCGCGGGGGCTGTTCGTGGAGTGA
- the hutU gene encoding urocanate hydratase, producing the protein MSGPRPVRAPRGTELSALGWQQEAALRMLQNNLDPEVAEHPDKLVVYGGTGKAARDWRSFDAMVRTLQTLKQDETMLVQSGRPVGVMQTHEWAPRVLIANSNLVGDWANWEEFRRLEALGLTMYGQMTAGSWIYIGTQGILQGTYETFAAVAAKKFGGTLAGTITLTAGLGGMGGAQPLAVTMNDGVAICIDCDPRAIERRIEHRYLDVRADSLEHALQLATEARDARRPLSIGLLGNAAELLPRMLAEGAPIDIVTDQTSAHDPLAYLPLGVDFDDMASYAAEKPADFTQRARESMAKHVEAMVGFMDAGAEVFDYGNSIRGEAQLAGYDRAFDFPGFVPAYIRPLFCEGKGPFRWAALSGEASDIHKTDKAMLELFPENESLHRWIKMAGERVHFQGLPARICWLGYGERDRAGERFNDMVASGELAAPLAIGRDHLDCGSVASPYRETEAMLDGSDAIADWPLLNAMVNVASGASWVSIHHGGGVGMGRSIHAGQVTVADGTKLAGEKIRRVLTNDPGMGVIRHVDAGYDIAESVAADKGVRVPMTEDGQ; encoded by the coding sequence ATGTCAGGACCCCGCCCCGTACGGGCACCGCGCGGTACGGAACTGAGCGCCCTGGGATGGCAGCAGGAGGCCGCCCTGCGCATGCTGCAGAACAATCTCGACCCCGAGGTCGCCGAGCACCCCGACAAGCTCGTCGTCTACGGCGGCACCGGCAAGGCGGCCCGGGACTGGCGCTCGTTCGACGCGATGGTGCGCACGCTGCAGACGCTCAAGCAGGACGAGACGATGCTCGTCCAGTCCGGGCGCCCGGTCGGTGTCATGCAGACGCACGAGTGGGCGCCGCGCGTCCTGATCGCCAACTCCAACCTGGTCGGCGACTGGGCGAACTGGGAGGAGTTCCGCCGCCTGGAGGCGCTCGGGCTCACCATGTACGGCCAGATGACCGCCGGATCGTGGATCTACATCGGTACGCAGGGCATCCTGCAGGGCACGTACGAGACGTTCGCCGCCGTCGCGGCGAAGAAGTTCGGCGGGACGCTGGCCGGCACGATCACCCTGACCGCCGGACTCGGCGGCATGGGCGGCGCCCAGCCGCTCGCAGTGACCATGAACGACGGCGTCGCGATCTGCATCGACTGCGACCCGCGCGCCATCGAGCGCCGGATCGAGCACCGCTACCTGGACGTGCGCGCCGACTCCCTGGAGCACGCCCTCCAGCTGGCCACCGAGGCGCGGGACGCCCGCAGGCCGCTCTCCATCGGGCTGCTCGGCAACGCGGCGGAGCTGCTGCCCCGGATGCTCGCCGAGGGTGCCCCGATCGACATCGTCACCGACCAGACCAGCGCGCACGACCCGCTGGCCTACCTCCCGCTCGGGGTCGACTTCGACGACATGGCCTCGTACGCCGCCGAGAAGCCCGCCGACTTCACGCAGCGCGCACGGGAGTCGATGGCCAAGCACGTCGAGGCGATGGTCGGCTTCATGGACGCCGGGGCCGAGGTCTTCGACTACGGCAACTCGATCCGCGGCGAGGCCCAGCTCGCGGGCTACGACCGGGCCTTCGACTTCCCGGGCTTCGTGCCCGCCTACATCCGGCCGCTCTTCTGCGAGGGCAAGGGGCCGTTCCGCTGGGCCGCGCTCTCCGGTGAGGCGTCCGACATCCACAAGACCGACAAGGCGATGCTCGAACTCTTCCCGGAGAACGAGTCGCTGCACCGCTGGATCAAGATGGCCGGCGAGCGCGTCCACTTCCAGGGGCTGCCCGCCCGCATCTGCTGGCTCGGCTACGGCGAGCGCGACCGGGCCGGCGAGCGGTTCAACGACATGGTGGCGAGCGGTGAGCTGGCCGCGCCGCTGGCCATCGGGCGCGACCACCTGGACTGCGGCTCCGTGGCCTCCCCGTACCGGGAGACCGAGGCCATGCTCGACGGCTCCGACGCGATCGCCGACTGGCCGCTGCTGAACGCCATGGTCAACGTGGCGTCCGGGGCCTCCTGGGTCTCGATCCACCACGGCGGCGGCGTCGGCATGGGGCGCTCCATCCACGCCGGGCAGGTGACCGTCGCCGACGGCACGAAGCTGGCCGGCGAGAAGATCCGCCGGGTACTCACCAACGACCCGGGCATGGGCGTCATCCGGCACGTCGACGCCGGGTACGACATCGCGGAGTCGGTCGCCGCCGACAAGGGTGTGCGTGTGCCGATGACAGAGGATGGACAGTGA
- a CDS encoding helix-turn-helix transcriptional regulator, whose translation MDADLGDFLRSRRARIRPEEVGLQAYGRRRVPGLRREEVAQLAGVSVDYYIRLEQGRGPSVSDAVLDAIARVLRLDETEHTYLRTVARSKSRASAPAGAQRVRPGLRLLLDTLTTAPAFVLGRRMDVLAWNALGDAVVGFSRMPVAERNMPRQVFLEPAARELYPDWAAVAAETVAYLRLDAGLHPDDKQLATLVGELSLKSDDFRRLWADHQVKSKTYGVKRINHAVAGELVLPYETLGAAGDPDQCLVVYTPEPGSESAGRVALLASRSAAPAG comes from the coding sequence ATGGACGCTGACCTCGGTGATTTCCTCCGCTCACGACGAGCCCGCATCCGGCCCGAGGAGGTGGGGCTGCAGGCGTACGGCCGTCGGCGCGTACCCGGACTGCGGCGCGAGGAGGTCGCACAGCTCGCGGGAGTGAGCGTCGACTACTACATCCGGCTGGAGCAGGGGCGCGGCCCGAGCGTCTCGGACGCCGTGCTCGACGCGATAGCCCGGGTGCTCCGGCTGGACGAGACGGAGCACACGTACCTGCGTACGGTGGCGCGCTCCAAGTCGCGCGCCTCCGCTCCGGCCGGCGCCCAGCGGGTCCGCCCCGGCCTGCGCCTGCTGCTGGACACGCTGACCACGGCCCCGGCGTTCGTCCTGGGCCGCCGGATGGACGTGCTGGCCTGGAACGCGCTGGGGGACGCCGTCGTCGGCTTCTCCCGGATGCCCGTCGCCGAGCGCAACATGCCGCGCCAGGTGTTCCTGGAACCGGCGGCGCGGGAGCTGTACCCGGACTGGGCCGCGGTGGCGGCGGAGACGGTGGCGTATCTGCGCCTGGACGCGGGCCTGCACCCGGACGACAAGCAACTGGCCACACTGGTCGGCGAGTTGTCCCTGAAGAGCGACGACTTCCGCCGGCTGTGGGCGGACCACCAGGTGAAGTCGAAGACCTACGGCGTCAAGCGCATCAACCACGCGGTCGCGGGCGAGCTCGTTCTCCCGTACGAGACGCTCGGCGCGGCCGGCGATCCCGATCAGTGCCTGGTGGTCTACACACCGGAGCCCGGCAGCGAGTCCGCCGGACGCGTCGCGCTGCTGGCGAGCCGGTCGGCCGCGCCGGCCGGCTGA
- a CDS encoding acetyl-CoA C-acetyltransferase: protein MPEAVIVSAARSPIGRAFKGSLKDLRADDLTATIIQTALAKVPELDPKDIDDLMLGCGLPGGEQGNNLGRIIAVQMGMDHLPGCTVTRYCSSSLQTSRMALHAIKAGEGDVFISAGVEMVSRFSKGNSDSLPDTHNPLFADAEARTAARAERGGDDWHDPREDGVVPDAYIAMGQTAENLARLKGVTRQDMDEFGVRSQNLAEEAIKNGFWEREITPVTTPDGTVVSKDDGPRAGVTLEGVQGLKPVFRPDGLVTAGNCCPLNDGAAALVIMSDTKARELGLTPLARIVSTGVSGLSPEIMGYGPVEASKQALKRAGLTIDDIDLAEINEAFAAQVIPSYRDLGLPLEKVNVNGGAIAVGHPFGMTGARITGTLINSLQFHDKQFGLETMCVGGGQGMAMVIERLS, encoded by the coding sequence ATGCCCGAAGCCGTGATCGTCTCTGCAGCCCGTTCCCCCATCGGCCGGGCCTTCAAGGGCTCGCTGAAGGATCTGCGCGCGGACGACCTGACCGCCACGATCATCCAGACCGCGCTGGCCAAGGTTCCCGAGCTGGACCCGAAGGACATCGACGACCTGATGCTCGGCTGCGGCCTCCCCGGCGGCGAGCAGGGCAACAACCTGGGCCGCATCATCGCCGTACAGATGGGGATGGACCACCTTCCCGGCTGCACCGTCACCCGCTACTGCTCGTCCTCCCTCCAGACCAGCCGCATGGCGCTGCACGCCATCAAGGCCGGCGAGGGCGACGTCTTCATCTCGGCCGGTGTCGAGATGGTGTCCCGCTTCTCGAAGGGCAACTCCGACAGCCTGCCGGACACGCACAACCCGCTGTTCGCCGACGCCGAGGCCCGCACCGCGGCCCGCGCCGAGCGGGGCGGCGACGACTGGCACGACCCGCGCGAGGACGGCGTGGTCCCGGACGCGTACATCGCGATGGGGCAGACCGCGGAGAACCTGGCCCGGCTCAAGGGCGTCACCCGCCAGGACATGGACGAGTTCGGCGTCCGCTCGCAGAACCTCGCCGAGGAAGCCATCAAGAACGGCTTCTGGGAGCGCGAGATCACCCCGGTCACCACCCCGGACGGCACGGTCGTCTCGAAGGACGACGGTCCGCGCGCGGGCGTCACCCTGGAGGGCGTGCAGGGCCTGAAGCCGGTCTTCCGCCCCGACGGCCTGGTCACCGCGGGCAACTGCTGCCCGCTCAACGACGGCGCCGCCGCACTCGTGATCATGTCCGACACCAAGGCCCGCGAGCTGGGCCTGACCCCGCTGGCCCGGATCGTCTCGACCGGCGTTTCCGGCCTCTCCCCCGAGATCATGGGATACGGGCCGGTGGAGGCCAGCAAGCAGGCGCTGAAGCGGGCCGGGCTGACCATCGACGACATCGACCTGGCCGAGATCAACGAGGCGTTCGCCGCCCAGGTGATCCCCTCCTACCGCGACCTCGGCCTGCCGCTGGAGAAGGTCAACGTCAACGGCGGCGCGATCGCCGTCGGCCACCCCTTCGGCATGACGGGCGCCCGGATCACCGGCACGCTGATCAACAGCCTGCAGTTCCACGACAAGCAGTTCGGTCTGGAGACCATGTGCGTGGGCGGCGGCCAGGGCATGGCGATGGTCATCGAGCGACTGAGCTGA
- a CDS encoding cystathionine beta-synthase, with protein MQIHDSMISLVGNTPLVRLRSVTAGIQATVLAKVEYFNPGGSVKDRIALRMIEAAEQSGELQPGGTIVEPTSGNTGVGLAIVAQQKGYKCIFVCPDKVSTDKINVLRAYGAEVVVCPTAVDPEHPDSYYNVSDRLVRETPGAWKPDQYSNPNNPRSHYETTGPELWEQTDGKITHFVAGVGTGGTISGTGRYLKEASGGSVRIVGADPEGSVYSGGSGRPYLVEGVGEDFWPSAYDRTVTDEIVAVSDKDSFQMTRRLAKEEGLLVGGSCGMAVVAALEVAARLGPDDVVVVLLPDSGRGYLSKIFNDEWMADYGFLEDTGPSARVADVLDYKDGPIPTLVHMHPEETVGEAIDVLREYGVSQMPIVKPGAGHPDVMAAEVIGSVVERELLNALFAQRALLSDPLEKHMSPPLPQVGSGEPVEDLMAVLGGTNTADAAIVLVEGKPKGVVSRQDLLAFLAKDATAGKA; from the coding sequence GTGCAAATCCACGATTCGATGATCAGTCTCGTAGGCAATACCCCGCTGGTGAGGCTGCGCAGTGTGACGGCCGGCATCCAGGCGACGGTCCTGGCCAAGGTCGAGTACTTCAACCCCGGCGGTTCGGTCAAGGACCGCATCGCCCTGCGCATGATCGAGGCCGCCGAACAGAGCGGCGAGCTGCAGCCCGGCGGCACCATCGTCGAGCCGACCAGTGGCAACACCGGCGTCGGCCTGGCGATCGTCGCCCAGCAGAAGGGGTACAAGTGCATCTTCGTCTGCCCGGACAAGGTGTCCACGGACAAGATCAATGTGCTGCGCGCCTACGGTGCCGAGGTCGTCGTCTGCCCGACGGCCGTCGACCCCGAGCACCCCGACTCGTACTACAACGTCTCCGACCGTCTGGTCCGTGAGACACCGGGGGCCTGGAAGCCGGACCAGTACTCCAACCCCAACAACCCGCGTTCCCACTACGAGACCACCGGTCCCGAGCTGTGGGAGCAGACGGACGGGAAGATCACCCACTTCGTCGCGGGCGTCGGCACCGGCGGCACGATCAGCGGCACCGGCCGCTATCTGAAGGAGGCCAGCGGCGGTTCGGTCAGGATCGTCGGCGCGGACCCGGAGGGCTCGGTCTACTCCGGCGGCTCCGGGCGGCCCTACCTCGTCGAGGGTGTCGGCGAGGACTTCTGGCCGAGCGCCTACGACCGCACGGTCACGGACGAGATCGTCGCCGTGTCCGACAAGGACTCCTTCCAGATGACCCGCCGCCTCGCCAAGGAGGAGGGCCTGCTGGTCGGCGGCTCCTGCGGCATGGCGGTGGTCGCCGCCCTGGAGGTCGCGGCGCGCCTGGGCCCGGACGACGTGGTCGTCGTCCTGCTGCCCGACAGCGGCCGCGGCTACCTGAGCAAGATTTTCAACGACGAGTGGATGGCCGACTACGGCTTCCTGGAGGACACCGGCCCGTCCGCGCGCGTCGCCGACGTACTCGACTACAAGGACGGCCCGATCCCGACGCTCGTCCACATGCACCCGGAGGAGACCGTCGGCGAGGCGATCGATGTCCTGCGCGAGTACGGCGTCTCGCAGATGCCGATCGTGAAGCCGGGCGCCGGCCACCCGGACGTGATGGCCGCCGAGGTCATCGGTTCCGTGGTGGAGCGGGAGCTGCTGAACGCGCTGTTCGCCCAGCGCGCCTTGCTCTCCGACCCGCTGGAGAAGCACATGTCGCCGCCGCTGCCGCAGGTCGGCTCCGGCGAACCGGTCGAGGACCTGATGGCGGTGCTCGGCGGCACGAACACGGCGGACGCGGCGATCGTGCTGGTGGAGGGCAAGCCGAAGGGCGTGGTCAGCCGGCAGGACCTGCTGGCGTTCCTCGCCAAGGACGCGACGGCCGGCAAGGCGTAG
- a CDS encoding IS30 family transposase, whose translation MGFKIRDRSVVQGRRALSEERRLYLQLMQQGVSNKEACRIVGINEKTGRRWRNGRAPSGGHVGASPITAVAPPPGPSRYLRETDRIHIADRLRERATVRAIAAELGRSPSTVSREIRRNRHPVNGQYRPHAAQVRADARRPRPKPGKIGQNPQLRDFIQDHLDIRWSPEQICQALRAQFPQRPEMHVVHETVYQALYVQGRGELRRELARALRTGRARRRPRRQAQQRQPRFATPMIMISERPAEAEDRAVPGHWEGDLIIGKDGKSAIGTLVERATRYVMLLHLPGDHGAEPVRDALVTTVQTLPSHLRRSLTWDQGSEMGAHGSFTVATNVPVYFCDPASPWQRGSNENTNGLLRQYFPKGTDLSVHTREHLDAVAAELNGRPRKTLGWETPAERLHKLLAA comes from the coding sequence ATGGGCTTCAAGATCCGGGACCGATCCGTTGTTCAGGGGCGCCGTGCCTTGTCCGAGGAACGGCGCCTCTACCTTCAGCTCATGCAGCAGGGTGTGAGCAACAAAGAGGCGTGCCGGATCGTCGGCATCAACGAGAAAACCGGGCGGCGCTGGCGTAACGGCCGTGCACCGTCCGGCGGGCACGTCGGGGCGTCACCGATCACCGCGGTGGCGCCCCCGCCCGGTCCCTCGCGGTATCTGCGTGAGACCGACCGCATTCACATCGCCGACCGGCTGCGGGAGAGGGCCACGGTCCGTGCGATAGCTGCCGAGCTGGGCCGCAGCCCGTCCACGGTCAGCCGGGAGATCCGCCGCAACCGTCACCCGGTCAACGGCCAGTACCGGCCGCATGCGGCCCAGGTCCGCGCCGATGCCCGCCGGCCCCGCCCGAAGCCCGGGAAGATCGGCCAGAACCCGCAGCTGCGGGACTTCATCCAGGACCACCTGGACATACGGTGGAGCCCGGAGCAGATCTGCCAGGCTCTGCGGGCACAGTTCCCCCAGCGGCCGGAGATGCACGTGGTCCACGAGACGGTCTACCAGGCCCTCTACGTCCAAGGCCGCGGTGAACTGCGCCGCGAACTGGCCCGCGCCCTGCGGACGGGCCGCGCCCGGCGCAGGCCGCGCCGTCAGGCCCAGCAGCGCCAGCCCAGGTTCGCCACCCCGATGATCATGATCAGCGAACGCCCCGCCGAAGCCGAAGACCGTGCCGTCCCCGGCCACTGGGAGGGCGACCTGATCATTGGCAAGGACGGGAAGTCGGCCATCGGCACCCTGGTCGAGCGCGCCACCCGCTACGTCATGCTCCTGCACCTGCCCGGCGACCACGGCGCCGAGCCCGTCCGGGACGCGCTGGTCACCACGGTCCAGACGCTGCCGTCACACCTCCGACGGTCCCTGACCTGGGACCAGGGCTCGGAGATGGGTGCCCACGGCTCCTTCACCGTCGCCACCAACGTCCCGGTCTACTTCTGCGACCCGGCCAGTCCCTGGCAGCGCGGCTCCAACGAAAACACCAACGGTCTGCTCCGGCAATACTTCCCCAAAGGCACTGACCTCTCGGTCCACACCCGCGAACACCTCGATGCCGTCGCTGCCGAGCTGAACGGCCGCCCACGCAAAACGCTCGGCTGGGAAACCCCAGCCGAGCGCCTGCATAAACTACTCGCGGCCTGA
- a CDS encoding SGNH/GDSL hydrolase family protein, with protein sequence MARRIAAGAAYGGGSIGLLGAAAVGVLLAEVQLAKRQVGGGIAPVPPSADGRYGVAFTGPAEPLQLGLLGDSTAAGQGVHRAGQTPGALLASGLAAVSERPVDLRNVAQPGARSDDLERQVSLLLADTSRTPDVCVIMIGANDVTHRMPATQSVRSLTTAVRRLRTAGAEVVVGTCPDLGTIEPVYQPLRWLARRVSRQLAAAQTIGSVEQGGRTVSLGDLLGPEFEANPRELFGPDNYHPSAEGYATAAMAVLPTLCAVLGLWPESDRLDGARREDMLPVAKAASQAAREAGTEVTGARAPWALLKHRRRRRLPAATEPHPHLEPHEETGETGETRETGETGESHGEPRNLPAN encoded by the coding sequence GTGGCACGGCGGATCGCGGCGGGCGCGGCCTACGGCGGCGGCAGCATCGGGTTGCTCGGTGCGGCGGCGGTAGGCGTACTGCTGGCGGAGGTCCAGCTGGCGAAACGGCAGGTGGGCGGCGGGATCGCACCGGTTCCGCCGAGCGCGGACGGGCGGTACGGGGTGGCGTTCACCGGCCCCGCGGAACCGTTGCAGCTGGGGTTGCTGGGCGACTCGACGGCGGCCGGGCAGGGGGTACACCGGGCCGGGCAGACCCCGGGGGCGCTGCTCGCCTCGGGGCTGGCGGCGGTCTCCGAGCGGCCGGTGGATCTGCGGAATGTGGCACAGCCGGGCGCCCGGTCGGACGATCTGGAGCGGCAGGTCTCACTGCTGCTCGCCGACACCTCCCGTACGCCCGACGTCTGCGTGATCATGATCGGTGCGAACGATGTGACGCACCGGATGCCGGCCACCCAGTCGGTGCGCTCCCTCACCACCGCCGTGCGCAGGCTGCGCACGGCGGGTGCGGAGGTCGTGGTCGGCACCTGCCCGGATCTGGGCACGATCGAGCCGGTCTATCAGCCGCTGCGCTGGCTGGCCCGGCGGGTGAGCCGGCAGCTGGCCGCGGCCCAGACGATCGGTTCGGTGGAGCAGGGCGGGCGCACGGTGTCGCTGGGCGATCTGCTCGGGCCGGAGTTCGAGGCGAATCCGCGGGAGCTGTTCGGGCCGGACAACTACCACCCGTCGGCGGAGGGGTACGCCACGGCGGCGATGGCGGTGCTGCCCACGCTCTGTGCGGTGCTGGGCCTGTGGCCGGAGTCCGACCGTCTGGACGGTGCGCGGCGCGAGGACATGCTGCCGGTGGCCAAGGCGGCCTCCCAGGCGGCCAGGGAGGCCGGTACGGAGGTCACGGGGGCGCGGGCGCCCTGGGCACTCCTCAAGCACCGCAGGCGGCGGCGTCTGCCCGCGGCCACGGAGCCCCATCCGCACCTGGAGCCGCACGAGGAAACAGGAGAGACTGGGGAGACGAGGGAGACGGGAGAGACAGGGGAGTCGCACGGGGAGCCGCGCAATCTCCCGGCCAATTGA
- a CDS encoding SDR family oxidoreductase: MSYKNLAGRTAVITGAASGMGSATARLLAAQGVRVALLARRAERLEELAATIKAEGGEALAVVTDVTDQASVDAAAELVHSTFGQVDLVVNAAGVMLPNPVDEGRTDEWQRMIDTNVTGALRIIRAFTADLVAAAAEGRTADLVNISSIGAHIAFPNYAVYGATKAALTYLSTSLRTEFGPRDVRVTNIEPGLTDTELAGHVDNAELSGQLDGMFDALGGLSSDEIADLIAYTTSRARHINLRQLIVQPTRQA, from the coding sequence ATGTCGTACAAGAACCTCGCAGGCCGCACCGCCGTCATCACCGGAGCCGCCAGTGGTATGGGCAGCGCGACCGCCCGGCTGCTCGCCGCCCAGGGAGTCAGGGTCGCCCTGCTGGCCCGGCGCGCGGAGCGGCTGGAGGAGCTGGCTGCCACGATCAAGGCGGAGGGCGGCGAGGCGCTCGCCGTCGTCACCGACGTCACCGACCAGGCGTCCGTCGACGCCGCGGCCGAGCTGGTGCACAGCACCTTCGGTCAGGTGGACCTGGTGGTCAACGCGGCCGGTGTGATGCTGCCGAACCCGGTGGACGAGGGCCGGACCGACGAGTGGCAGCGGATGATCGACACCAATGTGACGGGCGCCCTGCGGATCATCCGGGCCTTCACGGCCGACCTGGTGGCGGCGGCCGCCGAGGGCCGCACCGCGGACCTGGTGAACATCTCGTCCATCGGCGCGCACATCGCGTTCCCCAACTACGCGGTGTACGGGGCGACGAAGGCCGCGCTGACGTACCTGTCGACGTCGCTGCGCACGGAGTTCGGACCGCGTGACGTCCGCGTCACGAACATCGAGCCGGGGCTCACCGACACGGAGCTGGCCGGCCACGTCGACAACGCCGAGCTGAGCGGACAGCTCGACGGCATGTTCGACGCGCTCGGCGGTCTCTCCAGCGACGAGATCGCCGACCTGATCGCCTACACCACCAGCCGGGCGCGCCACATCAACCTGCGCCAGCTGATCGTGCAGCCCACCCGCCAGGCGTAG
- a CDS encoding roadblock/LC7 domain-containing protein encodes MAPEAEAQDVLAELQRLRAGLPLLSGALVAGTDGLVLAHDTPGVEPERVAALTAAALGVATRMTEATGRGGFGELLVRGDSGCIASYAAGHSAVLTLLTEDRIDVDALHFEGRRAGARIGELIDAAPRRTACPAPSAPSPRQQPPQPGPLPHRP; translated from the coding sequence ATGGCTCCTGAAGCCGAAGCGCAGGATGTCCTGGCCGAACTCCAGCGATTACGGGCCGGGCTCCCGCTCCTGTCCGGCGCCCTGGTCGCCGGCACCGACGGTCTCGTCCTGGCCCATGACACCCCGGGGGTGGAGCCCGAGCGTGTCGCCGCGCTGACCGCGGCCGCGCTCGGCGTCGCGACGCGGATGACGGAGGCGACCGGCCGGGGTGGCTTCGGTGAGCTTCTCGTACGGGGCGATTCCGGCTGCATCGCCTCGTACGCCGCAGGGCACTCGGCCGTTCTCACCCTGCTCACCGAGGACCGGATCGATGTCGACGCTCTCCATTTCGAGGGCCGCCGGGCGGGTGCCCGTATCGGCGAGCTGATCGACGCCGCGCCGCGCCGCACCGCCTGTCCGGCGCCCTCGGCCCCCTCCCCCCGGCAGCAGCCCCCGCAGCCCGGCCCGCTGCCGCACCGCCCCTGA
- a CDS encoding DUF4287 domain-containing protein, translating to MSQVFSEETHRNLLARIPRCTGREIADRLRTVEEGPALRFEEKVSWLRSEHDLAYGHAKALIHEYDLRRAARKLLWTGVTNGNGPQAQLEF from the coding sequence ATGTCCCAAGTCTTCTCCGAAGAGACCCATCGCAATCTGCTCGCCCGGATCCCCCGCTGCACCGGTCGTGAAATCGCCGACCGGCTCCGCACCGTGGAGGAAGGCCCCGCTCTCCGCTTCGAGGAGAAGGTCAGCTGGCTGCGGAGCGAGCACGACCTCGCCTACGGACACGCGAAGGCGCTCATCCACGAGTACGACCTCAGAAGAGCCGCCCGCAAGCTGCTCTGGACCGGCGTGACAAACGGGAACGGCCCGCAGGCACAGCTTGAGTTCTAG